GCGTGGGATTTCGACCGCGCTGAAGTGCCATCGCAAAAGATGCTCTTTGAGTTGCTGAAGCTCGTCGGCTGGGAGCATGTGGAGCGAGAGGGAAGTGTTGTGCGATTGCCAGAGGTGGGAATGCAGCTCGACTTCGGCGGTATCGGCAAGGAGTATGCCGCCGATGCGGCAGCGGAGCTTCTGAATGAGCAGGGTGTCCGGCACGGCTATGTGAATCTGGGCGGTGACCTCCGCATCATCGGCCCGAAGCCCAGCGGTGAGCCGTGGACAATCGGCATTCGCGATCCGCGCAAGCCAGGCAGCATGATCGCCTCGATTCCGGTCAGTTCCGGTGCCATCGCCACGAGCGGCGATTACGAGCGCTTTTTCGAGTTGGCGGGGCAGCGCTACTGCCACATCATCAACCCGAAGAGTGGCTGGCCGGTGAGCTTCTGGCGCTCGGTCACGGTGCTCGCCCCACTGGCAACAACGGCGGGCAGTTGCGCAACCATCGCGATGCTGCTCGAAAAACAGGGCGTGACCTATCTGAAAAAGTCCGGCTTCAACTATCTGGCAATCGATCAAAACGGCAAGCTGTATCATAACCATTGAACAACCATCATGATCAAACAAGTAACCCCTCGACGTCTGATTTCGGTTTTCACGGTGCTCCTTATTCTGCTCATGAGGAGCACCACTGGCCTTGCCGCTGATTTTCTCGATCCTGAACAGGCATTCAAAATCAGTGCGGAACTGACCGGCAACAAAACCATCGCCTTGCACTGGAACATCGCCGAGTCATACAAGCTTTACAAGAACCAGATGACGGTCGACGTGACCAGCGGAACGGCCACCCTCGGTAACCCGTCGTTTCCCGAGGGTATTCTTTTCACCGATCCGACAACTGGCGAAAAAGAGATCATTTATCATGATAAACTGACGGTCGAAGTACCGATCAAAGAGGCCTTGGCACCATTTACCGTAAGCGTCGGCTACCAAGGCTGTTCGGAGGACGGGTTGTGTTATCCTCCGATTACGACAGACTTCCGTGTCGATCCATCAAAACCGGGTGTTTTATCTATTGTGACTGAGCCGGATGGCAGCGGTTCGGCCGGGTTATTACCGGCAACAGCTCAAGTCCAGCCTGAGACAGTCACACCTGCTTCCACGGCATCGAAAGAATCGGGCGGCCAGAACGATCTTTCGCTCGCAAAATCCACGCTCGAAAGCGGAAGCTGGTGGAAGATTTCCGCTGCGTTCCTGCTCTTCGGACTGCTGCTGTCCTTCACGCCCTGCGTGCTGCCGATGGTGCCGATTCTCTCCTCGATCATCGTCGGAGAAGGGGAGAGCACCAAAATGAAGAGCTTCCTCATGGCGGTAGCCTACTGCCTCGGCATGGCACTGGTGTACACCTCGCTCGGCGTGGCCG
This portion of the Chlorobaculum parvum NCIB 8327 genome encodes:
- a CDS encoding FAD:protein FMN transferase; translation: MQRFEFRAMGSACEIVLAGVDKKESKILAALAMKDVARIERKFSRYQPESVISKINAQAGLGLTVCDEETSALIDYADAVYRSSGGLFDVTSGVLRKAWDFDRAEVPSQKMLFELLKLVGWEHVEREGSVVRLPEVGMQLDFGGIGKEYAADAAAELLNEQGVRHGYVNLGGDLRIIGPKPSGEPWTIGIRDPRKPGSMIASIPVSSGAIATSGDYERFFELAGQRYCHIINPKSGWPVSFWRSVTVLAPLATTAGSCATIAMLLEKQGVTYLKKSGFNYLAIDQNGKLYHNH